A window of Lysobacter sp. TY2-98 genomic DNA:
CGGCTTCGGCGAGACCGTCCTTTCGCGCGAGAAGGCCAAGCGCGCGATGGTGTGGGACGAACTCGAGCAGGCGCTCGAGAAGAACGAGACCATCACCGGTCGCATCAGCGGCAAGGTCAAGGGCGGTTTCACCGTCGACATCAAGGACGTCCGCGGCTTCCTGCCGGGTTCGCTGGTCGACGTGCGCCCCGTGCGCGATTCGAGCTACCTCGAGGGCAAGGAACTCGAGTTCAAGCTCATCAAGCTCGACCGCAAGCGCAACAACATCGTGGTCTCGCGCCGCGCCGTCGTCGAAAGCGAGCACTCGGAAGAGCGCGAGCAGCTGATGGAGAAGCTGGTCGAGGGCGCCGTGCTCAAGGGCGTCGTCAAGAACCTCACCGATTACGGTGCGTTCGTCGACCTCGGTGGCATCGACGGCCTGCTGCACATCACCGACATGGCGTGGAAGCGCGTGCGTCATCCGTCGGAAGTGGTGGAAGTCGGCCAGGAGCTCGACGTTCGCGTGCTCAAGTACGACCGCGAGCGCAACCGCGTTTCGCTCGGCCTGAAGCAGCTCGGCGAAGATCCGTGGGACAACATCGCCCGTCGCTACCCGGCCAACAGCCGCGTGTTCGGCAAGGTCTCGAACGTCACCGATTACGGCGCGTTCGTCGAGATCGAGCCCGGCGTCGAAGGCCTGGTGCACGTGTCCGAGATGGATTGGACGAACAAGAACGTCAATCCGTCCAAGATCGTGCAGGTTGGTGACGAAGTGCAGGTCATGGTGCTCGACGTCGATGAAGAGCGTCGCCGCATCTCGCTCGGCATGAAGCAGGTCACCTCGAATCCGTGGGAAACCTTCTCCGTCCTGCACAAGAAGGGCGACAAGGTCGAAGGTCAGGTCAAGTCGATCACCGACTTCGGCATCTTCATCGGCCTGGACGGCGGCATCGACGGCCTTGTGCACCTGTCCGACATCGCGTGGAACACCACCGGTGAAGACATCGTGCGCAACTTCAAGAAGGGCGACACGGTGGAAGCCGTCGTCCTGGCCGTGGATCCGGAGCGCGAGCGCATCTCGCTCGGCATCAAGCAGATGGAGCAGGACCCGATGGGCTCCTACGTCGCCACCAACTCGCGCGGCTCGATCGTGCGCGGCACGGTGACGGCGGTCGACGCGAAGGGTGCGACCGTCGAGCTCGACGGTGGCGTCGAGGGCTACATCCAGGCCCGCGACATCGCGCGCGAGCGCGTCGACGATGCGACGACCAAGCTGAAGGTTGGCGACCAGGTCGAGGCGAAGGTGATCGGCAACGATCGCAAGTCACGCCAGATGCAGCTGTCGATCAAGGCGAAGGACTACGCGGAAGAGAGCGAAGCGGTGGCGGACTACAACCGTCAGTCGACGGAAGCCTCCGCGGGCAACATGAGCCTCGGCGCGCTGCTGCGCGAGCAGCTGAGCAAGAAGGGCGAGTAACCGCCTAGCAGTAAACCGGGACGGCCCGGCCCTGTCGGGCCGTCCTTTTTTATGCGGGGACCGTGATTTCCCGCCTTCCGAATAAGAAAGACGCTCCCGAACCCGGCCGTTCATGACCAAGTCCGAGCTCATCGAGATCCTCGCCCAGCGACAGGCCCACCTGAAGGCCGAAGATGTCGAGCTGGCGGTGAAATCGTTGCTGGACATGATGAGCGGATCGCTGTCCGGCGGTGAGCGCATCGAGATCCGCGGCTTCGGCAGCTTCTGCCTGCACTACCGGCCACCCCGTGTGGGTCGCAACCCGAAGACGGGCGAGTCCGTTGCCCTTCGCGGCAAGCACGTTCCGCACTTCAAGCCGGGCAAAGAGCTGCGCGAGCGCGTCAGCGACGTACAGCCGATCGACGAGGACGTCTGACGTCCGCCGGCAGGGCGTGCGCCTTGCCATCCCGGCCCGGGCCGGGCGACCCTCCCGCCGACATCGACGGAGCCCACGATGGCGTTCATCAACGAATGGCTGTGGTTCTTCCTGCTGCTCCCGCTCGCCGCCCTGTCGGGCTGGGTGATCGGTCGACGCGGCGGCAAGTTGCACAGCGAGAGCCAGGTCAGTCGCCTCTCGACGACGTACTTCCGCGGCCTGAATTATCTGCTCAACGAGCAGCCGGACAAGGCGATCGAGCTGTTCCTGCATATCGCGGAACTCGACAAGGAAACCTTCGAGACGCAGGTTGCGTTGGGTCACCTGTTCCGTCGTCGCGGCGAGGTCGATCGGGCGATCCGTCTGCATCAGGCACTCGTGCAGCGCAATGACCTCAACGATGCGCAGCGGGTCCAGGCGCTTCTCGCGCTGGGCGAGGACTACATGAAGTCCGGTTTGCTCGACCGCGCCGAGACGGTCTTCAGCGAGCTGGTCGCGCTCGATCTTTCGCCGCTCGCGTTGCGTCACCTGATCGGCATCTACCAGGCCGAGCGCGACTGGTCGAAGGCGATCGAGAACGCGCAACGCTTCGAGGAGGCCACCGGCGAACCGATGGGCAAGCTGATCGCGCAGTTCGAATGCGAACTTGCGGATCGGCATCGTGCGGCCGGTGAGGTCGACGCCGCGCGGGACGCGATCGCGCGCGCCTACCAGGCCGATGCGAATTCCGTCCGTGCGGGCATGCTCGAAGGCCGCATCGAAATGGATGCGGGACGCCATGCGGCGGCGATCCGGTCGTTCGAACGCGTCGCGCGCAGTGATCCGGACTACCTGCCGGAAGTGATGCCGCAGCTGCTCGAAGCGTATGAGGCAGTCGGCGACGTACCCGGCGCGCGCAAGTTCCTCGCGGAGATGTGCGAGCACTATCGCGGCATCGCACCGGTGCTGGCGCTCACCAAGATGATCGAGAAGGAAGAGGGCGTTGCACCGGCGCGCGCGTACCTTGCGAAAGAACTCAAGAATCGCCCGTCCGTGCGAGGCGAGGCGGCGCTGATCGAGCTTTCGCTCGCCGAAGAAGCCGATCCGACGGCGACATTGATCGACCTTCGCAACATCACCGACCAGCTACTGGTGCGTAACCCGAGCTATCGCTGCACCCGATGCGGTTTCGGCGCACGCAGCCACCACTGGCAGTGTCCAAGCTGCAAGGAGTGGGGCTCGGTGAAGCCGCTGCTCAATTACGCGGTCGTGTGAGCCCGATCGTTCTCGCCATCGCAGTGCTGATGGTTTCGGCAGCCGGTACGGCGCTGGCGCGTGCGTATGCGTTGCGCCGACGTCTCGTCGATGAGCCGGGCGAACGGCGCAGTCATTCCGTCGCGACGCCGCGGGGCGGCGGGGCTGGGCCCGTCGTGGCGATTGCACTCGCGATGCTTTTCATCGCGATGCGCGTCGGCGAAACACCGTCGGTGCTGCTCGCGCTCACCGGGTTCGTCATGGTTGCAGCCATCGGCGCATGGGACGACCACCGCCCACTGCCGGCGTCGCTCCGATTGGTCGTTCACGTCGCCGCGGGCGCGTTGCTCGCGTTCGCGAACGCCGATCCTCTTGCGGCGCCGGTTCTCTTCGCCCTGACGCTCGGACTGGCCGTCGTCCTCGTCAACGTCTGGAACTTCATGGACGGCATCGACGGCATCGCCGCGTCGCAGGCCGCGCTGGTCGCGATCGCTGCGATCGCGGTCGGTCGCGGGCTGTCGGGCAGTGCGATCGCGGTCGTGGTGGCCGCGGCCTGCATGGGCTTCCTGCCCTTCAATTTTCCTCGAGCGCGCATCTTCATGGGCGACGTGGGGAGCGGGGCATTGGGCTTCGCGATCACGATGCTGGTCGCGGAGACCGGCAGGCGATCGATGATCGACGGGCTGCGGCTGTTGCTGCCGCTGTCGCCGTTCCTCGTCGACGCGACGATGACCCTTGCGCGCCGCGTTATCCGGCGTGAGCGCTGGTGGCAGGCGCATGCGCAGCACCTGTACCAAGGGCTAGCGCGCAAATACGGCCATGGGCGGGTAACAGCCGGTTACGCGGCGGTGACTGCGGTCGCCGCGTTGACGGCGCTCGCCACGGCGTCCGAAGGCCCAGCCGTTACCATAGCGTCGCTGGTCGTGTGGTATACGGGCGCGGCCGTGTCGTGGTTGCTGCTTCAGCGAGGGATCGCTCATGCGGCGCGTCAGGACTAACCGAGAAGGATCGATGGCCCGATTGTTGACCCCATGGCAGGCGCGCCTGCCGCGCATCGCAGTCGCGGCACATGACCTGGCCATGGTGTGGGTGGTCTGGTTCGGCTTGCACTGGATGCGCTACGCGGTCGAGCCGAGTTCGCCCGACCTGCCGCTCTGGTCGCTGGAGACCGCGCTCGTTCTCGCGGTGCAGGGCGTGGCGTTCTGGTACGTCGGCCTCTATCGCGGCCTGTGGCGCTTCGCCAGCGTGCCCGATCTCTGGAACATCCTGAAGGCGTCGGTGATCGGCATCATCGGCGTCGTCGCGGCGCTGTTCCTGTACAACCGCATGGATGCCGTGCCGCGCGGCGTGCTCGTGCTCTATCCGGTCGTACTGGCAGCGATGCTGGGCGCCCCGCGCCTGGTCTATCGCGCGTGGAAGGACGCGCAGTACGAAGGTCGTCGGACCTCATCAACCCGCGTGCTCATTCTCGGCGCCGGGCAGGCGGCCGAAGCGCTGGTGCGTGACCTGCGTCGTTTCGGTACCTACCAGCCGGTCGGCTTCCTCGACGACGCACCGCGCCTGCGCGGCTCGAAGATGCACGGCGTGCCGGTTCTGGGCGCGATCGACCAGCTTCCCGCGATCGCGCGCGAAACCGCGGCGCAGCTCGTGGTGATCGCGATTCCCTCGGCCGACGCCACGTCGCTGCAGCGCATCGTCACCATCTGTGAGCGTAGCGGCCTGCCGTTCCGTTCCGTGCCGCGCCTGCAGGACGTGCTGGAAGGCCGTTCGATGCCGGGCGAGCTGAAGGAAGTCGCGATCGAAGACCTGCTCGGTCGCAAGCCGGTGCTGCCGGACTGGAAGGCAATTCGCGGCTGGCTGGGTGGCCGTTCGGTGCTGGTGACCGGCGCGGGCGGATCGATCGGTGCGGAACTCTGCCGCCAGTGCGCGCGGCACGGTGCGCGGCGCATCGCGCTCGTCGAGATGGACGAGCTCGCGTTGATGACAACCGAGACGGCGCTGCGACGAGACTTCCCCGACATCGAAACGATTCCAGTGCTGGGCGACTGCGGCGATCCGGCCGTGATCGCCTACGCGATCGCGCGTTCGCAGCCCGAGGCCGTCTTCCATGCAGCGGCCTACAAGCAGGTGCCGGTGCTCGAAGCGCAGCTGCGCGAAGCCGTGCGCAACAACATTCTCGCGACGCACCGCGTTGCGCAGGCGTGTCGCGATGCCTCGGTCGGTACCTTCGTCCTGATCTCGACGGACAAGGCGGTCGATCCGGTCAACGTGCTCGGTGCGACCAAGCGCATGGCGGAAATGGTCTGTCAGGCGCTTGCCGATTGCCCGACGCGGTTCGTCACCGTGCGCTTCGGCAACGTGCTCGATTCGGCCGGCAGCGTCGTGCCGCTGTTCCGCGAGCAGATCCGTGCGGGTGGGCCGGTCACCGTGACCGATCCCGAGGTGACGCGCTTCTTCATGACAATTCCCGAGGCCTGCCAGCTCATCCTGCAGGCCTCCGCAATCGGCACGCACGAGGCCGTGTACACGCTCGACATGGGTGAGCCCGTGCCGATCCGCCTGCTTGCCGAGCAGATGATCCGGCTGGCCGGCAAACATCCGGGCCGTGATGTCGCGATCGTCTACACCGGCCTGCGTCCGGGCGAGAAGCTGCACGAGACCTTGTTCCACGCCGACGAGCGTTATCGCCCGACGCAGCATCCGAAGATCCTGCAGGCCGAGCCGCGCAAGGTCGTGGCGACGCAGGTCGCGGACGCCATCGAGCGCTTCCGCGATGCCTGCACCCGCTATGATCTCGACGCGCTCGCGACCCTGCTGTGCGATGCCGTGCCGGAATTCGAGCCGCTCGCGGGCTCCGCGAATCGCTCGGCGACGGGCACCGTCGTCGCGTTCCCTGCACGGCAGTCGCGCAAGATCTGAGCGATTCTGCTCCCGTAAATCGAAAATCGAATTCTCGATGACCTCGACCCGCACGCGTCGCATCCGCAAGGCTGTCTTTCCCGTCGCCGGACTCGGTACGCGTTTCCTTCCCGCCACCAAGACGGTGCCGAAGGAAATGCTGCCGATCATCGACAAGCCGCTGATCCAGTACGCGGTCGACGAAGCGATCGAGGCCGGTTGCGACACGCTGGTGTTCATCACCAACCGCTACAAGCACGCCGTCGCGGACTACTTCGACAAGGCCTACGAGCTCGAACAGAAGCTCGAAGCCGCGGGCAAGCACGAACAGCTCGAACTGGTGCGCCACGTGCTGCCTCCGGGCGTCAAGACGATCTTCGTCACGCAGACGGAAGCGCTGGGCCTCGGCCACGCCGTGCTCTGCGCGAAGGAAGTCATCGGCGACGAGCCGTTTGCCGTGCTGCTCCCGGACGACCTGATCTGGAACCGCGGCCCCGGCGCGCTCAAGCAGATGGCCGACGCGGCGGAAGAAAACAGCTGCAGCGCAATCGCTGTGCAGGACGTGCCGCACGAGATGACCGGCAGCTACGGCATCGTCGCGACGCAGGATTTCGCGAATCGTCGTGGGCGCATCACGCGCATCGTCGAGAAGCCGAAGCCGGAGGACGCGCCGAGCGATCTCGCGGTTGTTGGCCGCTACGTGCTTTCGCCCCGCATCTTCGAACTGCTCGAAACCACCACGCCGGGGGCCGGCGGTGAGATCCAGCTGACGGACGCGATCCAGCGCCTGCTCGAGGACGAAGTTGTCGACGCGTACCGTTTCCGCGGCACGCGTTTCGACTGCGGCACGCACATCGGGCTGATCGAAGCGACGATCCGCTACGCGCTCGACCACGAGAAGCTCAGCGACGCGGCGGCCGACATGATGCGCAACGCGCTCGTCGAGCTCGGCGTGGTCGAAATCAGCTGAGGCTGGACAGCGCGGGCGCGGCGCGCCACGCTCGCGCGATGCCCCGATTCCAAGGCGATTACTACAGCGCGAGTGCCGGTCCGCCACCGGCGGCGCGCCCGTTGGCGCGCGAGATCGACTGCGATGTCTGCGTCGTGGGCGGCGGCTTCGCCGGGCTCAATACGGCGCTGGGACTGCTCGAACGTGGCCGGAACGATCTCGTGCTGCTCGAATCGCAGCATATCGGTTACGGCGCGTCGGGCCGCAATGGCGGCTTCGTATTCGGTGGCTATTCCCGCGACGAAGATCGACTGCTCGCCGACCTCGGGCCGGATGTCGCGCGCGAGGTCTACGGCTGGACGAACGAGGCCGTGCGTCGAATCCGCGATCGCATCGACCACTATGGCGTTCATTGCGACGTCGTCGACGGCGGCGTGATCTGGGCGAACTGGTTCGATGATCCGACGCCACTGGCGACGCGACAGGCGTTGCTCGCGCAGCGATACGGCGTGGACTGGGTGTGGCTGGATCGCGAGGAGATGCGCCGCCGCGTCGTCAGCGAACGCTATGCCGACGGCTTGTTCGAGGCGGCCGCGTTCCATTTCCATCCGTTGCGCTATGCGCGCGGGCTCGCGGGAGTCCTCGAGGACGGCGGTGCGCGCGTGCACGAGGGCACACCGGCGGTCGCGCTGGATCGCGACGGTGATCGCTGGCGCGTTCGCACGCCGGGTGGTGCGGTGCGCGCGAGAACCGTCGTACTCGCCTGTGGCGGATATCTCGCAAAGCTGCGGCGCCGCGTGGACGCAGCCGTGTTGCCGATCGCGACGTACGTCATGGTCACCGAGCCGCTCGGGGATCGCTTGCACGAGGTGCTGCGCACACCGGCGGCGGTCTATGACACGCGCTTCGCGTTCGACTACTACCGCCCGCTGCCGGACACGCGACTGTTGTGGGGCGGCCGCATCTCGGTGCTGGATCGATCCCCGGTCGAGGTGGAGAAGCTGCTCGTCGCCGACATGCTGCGAGTGTTTCCACAGCTACAGGGCGTTGCGATCGATCACGCCTGGTCGGGCCTGATGAGCTATGCGCCGCACGAGATGCCGCACGTGCTGCAGGCGGAGCCGGGGCTGTGGGTCGCGCAGGCATTCGGCGGACATGGCGTCGCGCCGACGACGGCTGCGGGCGATCTGGTGGCGTCGGCGATCGCGGAAGGGGACACGCGCTGGCAGCTGCTGTCGCGCTACGGCCTGATGCCGGCGTTCAAGCCTGCAGGCTTCCTCGGCGCGCAGCTCGGCTACTGGTGGGCCAGTGCGAAGGATGCGGCGAAGGAGTGGGGCGAGCGTCGTCGCGGTTGAGGTGGGGTACGGCGGTCTGACATGACGGATCAGTAATGCCGCGGCCATCGCGGGGTGGTCCGCCCGGGCGCAGTGTGGGGTGCGTGGCGATCCGCCACGATCCGGGACACGTCCATGCGCCGTCTGCCTCTCACTGCCGTCGCGGTCCTGTTCGCCCTCAGCCTGTCTGCGGCGGCGGCGCCCTCCGCGGCGCCGCCTGCCCATGCGACAACCGCTCCCGCGAAGGCCGCACTAGTTACCGCGAAGCCCGCAACGCCGATGCCGCACGCATCGCCGACGTCAAAGGTCGCAGCTTCGGCAGGTCATTGCCGCGATGCGAAGGGCAAGTTCATCGCGTGCCCGACGACTGCGCCAGCGAAGAAGGCGCCGTGTCGCGACGCCAAGGGCAAGTTCGTCGCCTGCACGAACTGATGCTCGCGGATTTGCGACGCGCGAATGAAACGGGCGACCCGAAGGCCGCCCGTTTTTTCTGCCGACGTAAGCGAGTCGCCTAAATCGATCAGAGCGCCTCGAGAATTCCCGCGGCGCCCATGCCGGTGCCGATGCACATCGTCACCATGCCGTACTTCTTCTGGTGGCGACGCATGCCATGAACGATCGTCGCGGTGCGCACTGCACCGGTCGCGCCGAGCGGATGGCCGAGCGCGATGGCGCCACCGAGCGGGTTGACCTTCGAGGGGTCGAGTTCGCTGTCCTTGATGACGGCCAGCGCCTGCGCGGCGAACGCTTCGTTCAGTTCGATCCAGTCGAGCTGGTCGCGCGTCAGGCCGGCCTGCTTGAGTGCTTTCGGGATCGCCGCGTTCGGGCCGATGCCCATGATGTGCGGCGGCACGCCGGCGACCGAGAAGCTCACGAAGCGGGCGAGAGGTGTGAGGCCGTACTGCTTGATCGCGGCTTCCGATGCAATCAGCACCGCTGCCGCACCGTCGCTCATCTGCGACGAGTTACCTGCGGTCACCGAGCCGCCGAACTGCCTGTTCTTGAACACCGGACGCAGCTTCGCAAGACCCTCCATCGACGTGTCGGCGCGCGGGCCTTCGTCGGTGTCGACGACGCGCTTCTTGAGCTGGATCGCGTTGCCGGCGAGGTCGGGCACGTGCGACACGACTTCATACGGCGAGATCTCGTCGCGGAATTCGCCACCCGTGATCGCGGCTAGCGCCTTGCGATGGGATTCGACGGCGAACGCATCCTGCGCCTCGCGGGCAATATTCCATTCCTTTGCGACGTTCTCGGCCGTGATGCCCATGCCGTAGGCGATCGCGATGTGGTCCTCGTCCTTGTTGAAGACGCGCGGATTGAGCGCGATCTTGTGACCCATCATCGGCACCATCGACATCGATTCGGTGCCGCCCGCGAGGATCAGGTCGGCATTGCCGAGCCGTACCTGGTCAGCCGCGAGCGCAACGGCCTGCAAACCGGACGAGCAGAAACGATTGATCGTCTGCGCGGCAACGACGTCGGGCAGGCCGGCCAGCAGCACGCCGATACGCGCCACGTTCATGCCCTGCTCGGCTTCCGGCATCGCGCAGCCGATGATGGCGTCGTCGATCTGGTTGACGTCGATGCCCGGCGCCTGCGCGACCACGCTGCGCAGTACGTGCGCGAGCATGTCGTCGGGGCGGGTGTTACGGAAGAAGCCGCGCGGCGCCTTGCCCACCGGCGTGCGGGTGGCGGCGACGATATAGGCGTCCTGGACTTGCTTGCTCATGTTCGGTTCTCTGTGTCGAGGTTCGAAGGGGATTCGGAAGGGCGGGCCTTCGAACCTCAGTTCCGCAGCGGCTTGCCGGTCTGCAGCATGTGCGCGATGCGCTGCTGCGTCTTCTCCATCTGCGCGAGCTCGACGAAGTGCTGGCGCTCGAGCTTGAGCAGCCATTCCTCGTCGACCACCGAGCCGCGATCGACCGCGCCGCCGCACATGACGGTGGCGATGCGCGTCGCGATCTCGTAGTCGTGCGGCGAGATGAACATGCCCTCGAGCATGTTGATCAGCATCATCTGCAGCGATGCGATGCCGACGTCGCCGGCGACGACGACGTTGCGCGCCGGCAGCGGCGGACGGTAGCCGGCTTCGGCCATCGCGCGGGCCTGCGCCTTGGCGACATGCAGCAGCTCGTGCGTGTTGAACACGACGACGTCGCTGTCGCGCGCGAGCTTCAGCGACTTCGCCTCGAATGCGGACGTCGACACCTTCGCCATCGCGACGCTCTCGAAGGGCGTCTTGAGGTGCGCGAACACGTCGCCGCCCGGGCCTGCCGCCTGCGACGCGCGCACCGCGAACTCCTTCAGGCCGCCGCCCGCCGGCAGAAGGCCGACGCCCGCCTCGACGAGGCCGACGTAGCTCTCCAGCGCGAACACGCTGCGCGCGGCATGCATCTGGAACTCGCAGCCGCCACCGAGTGCGAGCCCGCGCACGGCTGCAACGACCGGCACAAGCGAATACTTGATGCGCTGGCTGGTGCGCTGGAAGTTCTCGACCATCGCCTCGAAGCCGGCGACGTTGCCCGCCTGCAGCAGGCCGAGCGCACCCGCGAGGTCGGCACCGGCGGAGAAGGGCTCCTTCGGCTGCCAGATGACGAGGCCGCCGAAGTCGCGCTCGGCGATGCCGATCGCTTCCTGCAGGCCGTCGAGCACCTTGTCCGACACCGTGTGCATCTTGGTCTTGAAGCTGACCACCGCGATGTCGTCCTCATCGGCCCACAGGCGGATGCCATCGTTCTCGAACAGCGTCTTGCCGGGCGCGAACTGCTCGCCGAGCAGCGGGTCCGGGAAGCGCTGGCGCGCGTAGACCGGGTTCGACGAACGCGCGACCACCGCATTCCGCGCCGGGCTGAAGCTGCCCGCCGCCTCGTGCACACCGTTGCGCGCGGCGACCCATGCGGGCAACGGCGCGTTCGCCATCGTCTTGCCCGCGGCGACGTCCTCGGCGATCCACTGCGCGACCTGCTGCCAGCCGGCCGCCTGCCACGTCTCGAACGGACCCTGCGACCAGCCGTAGCCCCAACGCATCGCGAAGTCGACGTCGCGCGCGGTGTCCGCGATGTCCTGCAGGTGGAAGGCGCTGTAGTGGAACGTGTCGCGGAACACCGACCAGAGGAACTGCGCCTGCGGGTTGTCGCTGGCGCGCAGTGCGGCGAACTTCTTCGCCGGGTCGCGCTCCTTGAGGATGGCAGCGACGTCCGGATCGAGATCGCCCGCGGTCGGGCGGTAATCACGCGCCGCGACGTCGAGCACGAGGATGTCCTTGCCGCGCTTCGTGTAGAAGCCCGCGCCGGTCTTCTGGCCGAGCGCACCCTTCTCGACAAGGCCCGTGAGCCAGGTCGGCGCCTTGAAGTATGAATGCCACGGATCGTCCGGCAGCGTGTCGGCCATCGTCTTGATGACGTGCGCCATGGTGTCGAGGCCGACGACGTCGGCGGTGCGATACGTCGCCGACTTCGGACGACCGATGGCCGGGCCGGTCAGCGAATCGACCGTGTCGAAGCCGAGGCCGAGGCGCTCGGTGTGGTGCATCGCCGCCAGCATCGAGAACACGCCGATGCGGTTGCCGATGAAGTTCGGCGTGTCCTTGGCGATGACGACGCCCTTGCCGAGCGTGGTGGTCAGGAAGGCCTCGAGACCTTCCAGGACATCGGCGTCGGTGGTCTTCGCCGGAATCAGCTCGGCGAGGTGCATGTAGCGCGGCGGATTGAAGAAGTGCACGCCGAGGAAGCGATGGCGCATCTCCTCCGGCAGCACGTCGGCCAGCGCGTTGATGCCGAGCCCCGACGTATTGC
This region includes:
- the lapB gene encoding lipopolysaccharide assembly protein LapB, translating into MAFINEWLWFFLLLPLAALSGWVIGRRGGKLHSESQVSRLSTTYFRGLNYLLNEQPDKAIELFLHIAELDKETFETQVALGHLFRRRGEVDRAIRLHQALVQRNDLNDAQRVQALLALGEDYMKSGLLDRAETVFSELVALDLSPLALRHLIGIYQAERDWSKAIENAQRFEEATGEPMGKLIAQFECELADRHRAAGEVDAARDAIARAYQADANSVRAGMLEGRIEMDAGRHAAAIRSFERVARSDPDYLPEVMPQLLEAYEAVGDVPGARKFLAEMCEHYRGIAPVLALTKMIEKEEGVAPARAYLAKELKNRPSVRGEAALIELSLAEEADPTATLIDLRNITDQLLVRNPSYRCTRCGFGARSHHWQCPSCKEWGSVKPLLNYAVV
- a CDS encoding nucleoside-diphosphate sugar epimerase/dehydratase; amino-acid sequence: MARLLTPWQARLPRIAVAAHDLAMVWVVWFGLHWMRYAVEPSSPDLPLWSLETALVLAVQGVAFWYVGLYRGLWRFASVPDLWNILKASVIGIIGVVAALFLYNRMDAVPRGVLVLYPVVLAAMLGAPRLVYRAWKDAQYEGRRTSSTRVLILGAGQAAEALVRDLRRFGTYQPVGFLDDAPRLRGSKMHGVPVLGAIDQLPAIARETAAQLVVIAIPSADATSLQRIVTICERSGLPFRSVPRLQDVLEGRSMPGELKEVAIEDLLGRKPVLPDWKAIRGWLGGRSVLVTGAGGSIGAELCRQCARHGARRIALVEMDELALMTTETALRRDFPDIETIPVLGDCGDPAVIAYAIARSQPEAVFHAAAYKQVPVLEAQLREAVRNNILATHRVAQACRDASVGTFVLISTDKAVDPVNVLGATKRMAEMVCQALADCPTRFVTVRFGNVLDSAGSVVPLFREQIRAGGPVTVTDPEVTRFFMTIPEACQLILQASAIGTHEAVYTLDMGEPVPIRLLAEQMIRLAGKHPGRDVAIVYTGLRPGEKLHETLFHADERYRPTQHPKILQAEPRKVVATQVADAIERFRDACTRYDLDALATLLCDAVPEFEPLAGSANRSATGTVVAFPARQSRKI
- the rpsA gene encoding 30S ribosomal protein S1, with product MTESFAELFEASQTNLAKLKPGSIVTGIVVDVRGDVVVINAGLKSEGIVPIEQFRNDAGEIDVGVGDEVKVALDSIENGFGETVLSREKAKRAMVWDELEQALEKNETITGRISGKVKGGFTVDIKDVRGFLPGSLVDVRPVRDSSYLEGKELEFKLIKLDRKRNNIVVSRRAVVESEHSEEREQLMEKLVEGAVLKGVVKNLTDYGAFVDLGGIDGLLHITDMAWKRVRHPSEVVEVGQELDVRVLKYDRERNRVSLGLKQLGEDPWDNIARRYPANSRVFGKVSNVTDYGAFVEIEPGVEGLVHVSEMDWTNKNVNPSKIVQVGDEVQVMVLDVDEERRRISLGMKQVTSNPWETFSVLHKKGDKVEGQVKSITDFGIFIGLDGGIDGLVHLSDIAWNTTGEDIVRNFKKGDTVEAVVLAVDPERERISLGIKQMEQDPMGSYVATNSRGSIVRGTVTAVDAKGATVELDGGVEGYIQARDIARERVDDATTKLKVGDQVEAKVIGNDRKSRQMQLSIKAKDYAEESEAVADYNRQSTEASAGNMSLGALLREQLSKKGE
- a CDS encoding acetyl-CoA C-acyltransferase, which gives rise to MSKQVQDAYIVAATRTPVGKAPRGFFRNTRPDDMLAHVLRSVVAQAPGIDVNQIDDAIIGCAMPEAEQGMNVARIGVLLAGLPDVVAAQTINRFCSSGLQAVALAADQVRLGNADLILAGGTESMSMVPMMGHKIALNPRVFNKDEDHIAIAYGMGITAENVAKEWNIAREAQDAFAVESHRKALAAITGGEFRDEISPYEVVSHVPDLAGNAIQLKKRVVDTDEGPRADTSMEGLAKLRPVFKNRQFGGSVTAGNSSQMSDGAAAVLIASEAAIKQYGLTPLARFVSFSVAGVPPHIMGIGPNAAIPKALKQAGLTRDQLDWIELNEAFAAQALAVIKDSELDPSKVNPLGGAIALGHPLGATGAVRTATIVHGMRRHQKKYGMVTMCIGTGMGAAGILEAL
- a CDS encoding integration host factor subunit beta gives rise to the protein MTKSELIEILAQRQAHLKAEDVELAVKSLLDMMSGSLSGGERIEIRGFGSFCLHYRPPRVGRNPKTGESVALRGKHVPHFKPGKELRERVSDVQPIDEDV
- a CDS encoding glycosyltransferase family 4 protein, whose protein sequence is MSPIVLAIAVLMVSAAGTALARAYALRRRLVDEPGERRSHSVATPRGGGAGPVVAIALAMLFIAMRVGETPSVLLALTGFVMVAAIGAWDDHRPLPASLRLVVHVAAGALLAFANADPLAAPVLFALTLGLAVVLVNVWNFMDGIDGIAASQAALVAIAAIAVGRGLSGSAIAVVVAAACMGFLPFNFPRARIFMGDVGSGALGFAITMLVAETGRRSMIDGLRLLLPLSPFLVDATMTLARRVIRRERWWQAHAQHLYQGLARKYGHGRVTAGYAAVTAVAALTALATASEGPAVTIASLVVWYTGAAVSWLLLQRGIAHAARQD
- a CDS encoding FAD-binding oxidoreductase, coding for MPRFQGDYYSASAGPPPAARPLAREIDCDVCVVGGGFAGLNTALGLLERGRNDLVLLESQHIGYGASGRNGGFVFGGYSRDEDRLLADLGPDVAREVYGWTNEAVRRIRDRIDHYGVHCDVVDGGVIWANWFDDPTPLATRQALLAQRYGVDWVWLDREEMRRRVVSERYADGLFEAAAFHFHPLRYARGLAGVLEDGGARVHEGTPAVALDRDGDRWRVRTPGGAVRARTVVLACGGYLAKLRRRVDAAVLPIATYVMVTEPLGDRLHEVLRTPAAVYDTRFAFDYYRPLPDTRLLWGGRISVLDRSPVEVEKLLVADMLRVFPQLQGVAIDHAWSGLMSYAPHEMPHVLQAEPGLWVAQAFGGHGVAPTTAAGDLVASAIAEGDTRWQLLSRYGLMPAFKPAGFLGAQLGYWWASAKDAAKEWGERRRG
- the galU gene encoding UTP--glucose-1-phosphate uridylyltransferase GalU, which codes for MTSTRTRRIRKAVFPVAGLGTRFLPATKTVPKEMLPIIDKPLIQYAVDEAIEAGCDTLVFITNRYKHAVADYFDKAYELEQKLEAAGKHEQLELVRHVLPPGVKTIFVTQTEALGLGHAVLCAKEVIGDEPFAVLLPDDLIWNRGPGALKQMADAAEENSCSAIAVQDVPHEMTGSYGIVATQDFANRRGRITRIVEKPKPEDAPSDLAVVGRYVLSPRIFELLETTTPGAGGEIQLTDAIQRLLEDEVVDAYRFRGTRFDCGTHIGLIEATIRYALDHEKLSDAAADMMRNALVELGVVEIS